From a region of the Kaistia sp. 32K genome:
- a CDS encoding MFS transporter produces MPVGVLPSMAEGLGVSLGAAGYLITVFAFVVAITAAPLTGMLGGINRKALMAGLLAVCCLGNLITFLASDYVIVLLARILVAGAIGVFWSTAVVTAVHLVSDRNAVRATSVVFGGVSLATVLGIPAGTLLGEMHGWHSVFAALSLLSLVAFTVIAWSVPAIRISKSSARNAMSTILKDGPLLALFGTTVLVVTGNFLAYTYITPYLEQIAGQAPGQVGLLLLVYGGAGVIANFAIGPFANKALRLSLGIVTALLAVSLATMNIAANQYATLVLILAIWGAAYGALPVLLQTSVFKGASAINGSADAATAINVALFNGAVGLGSLSGGILINRMGPLPIPYVSAAFVLVGLVVVVASGRHKAG; encoded by the coding sequence ATGCCGGTTGGCGTGCTGCCATCCATGGCGGAAGGGCTCGGCGTGTCGCTGGGCGCGGCGGGATATCTGATTACGGTCTTCGCGTTCGTTGTTGCGATCACCGCAGCGCCGCTTACGGGAATGTTGGGCGGCATCAACCGCAAAGCCCTTATGGCCGGACTATTGGCCGTCTGTTGCCTGGGCAATCTGATTACCTTTCTAGCCTCGGACTACGTCATCGTTCTCCTGGCGCGCATATTGGTGGCCGGAGCGATCGGGGTCTTCTGGTCCACGGCGGTTGTCACAGCCGTCCACCTCGTGTCGGACCGCAACGCCGTGCGCGCGACCTCGGTCGTCTTTGGCGGCGTGTCTCTTGCCACGGTGCTGGGAATTCCCGCGGGCACATTGCTCGGCGAGATGCATGGATGGCACTCGGTATTCGCGGCTCTTTCGCTGCTGAGCCTGGTGGCGTTCACCGTCATCGCCTGGTCCGTGCCGGCGATACGTATCTCCAAATCCTCCGCCCGCAATGCGATGTCGACAATTCTGAAGGACGGCCCCTTGCTGGCGCTTTTTGGGACGACGGTTCTGGTCGTGACGGGCAACTTTCTCGCCTACACCTACATCACGCCCTATCTTGAGCAGATCGCAGGGCAAGCTCCCGGCCAGGTCGGCCTGCTGCTGCTGGTCTATGGCGGCGCCGGCGTGATCGCGAATTTCGCCATCGGTCCCTTCGCGAATAAGGCGCTTCGGTTGAGCTTGGGGATTGTAACGGCGTTGCTCGCCGTGAGCCTCGCGACGATGAACATCGCCGCCAACCAGTACGCCACTCTGGTGCTCATCCTCGCAATCTGGGGCGCCGCCTACGGGGCGCTCCCAGTGTTGTTGCAGACGTCAGTCTTCAAGGGTGCCTCTGCCATCAATGGCAGTGCCGACGCTGCCACCGCGATCAATGTCGCCCTGTTCAACGGCGCCGTTGGCCTTGGCTCTCTGTCTGGAGGCATCCTGATCAACAGGATGGGGCCATTGCCCATTCCGTATGTCTCCGCAGCCTTCGTCCTGGTGGGGCTGGTCGTGGTGGTTGCGAGCGGCAGGCACAAGGCGGGGTAA
- a CDS encoding LysR family transcriptional regulator translates to MRQPFSQLLEGIDVMAAVSEMKSFGGAAEALDLSQSGVSRAIARLEARLSIRLFERTTRSVRLTDEGRDFYEQVMPLIGALSEVTSNAAGSARKVRGRLRVNVDPLFSQLVLGPRLGDFLDSHPELEVELRSREDLGDLVADGFDLALRFGHPPTSSLIVRKLFDTRVLAMASPGYLERFGHPAHPRDLGTPQHRCVEFREPVTGRPFPWEFHRRRQTLVVKPQGVLTVNDPGTLHSTCLAGLGIAQLFELGIEDHIANHRLVQLFPDWSEQRFPLHAYYPSRQHVPPKTRALLDFVAGLVRRDDASHTQT, encoded by the coding sequence ATGCGTCAACCGTTCTCGCAACTGCTCGAAGGCATCGATGTCATGGCGGCGGTCTCGGAGATGAAGAGCTTCGGTGGTGCCGCGGAAGCGCTGGACCTGTCGCAGTCCGGGGTGAGCCGGGCAATCGCCCGCCTGGAGGCAAGGCTGTCGATCCGCCTCTTCGAGCGCACCACCCGATCGGTGCGGCTGACCGATGAGGGGCGAGACTTTTACGAGCAGGTAATGCCGCTGATCGGCGCACTTTCCGAAGTCACGTCCAATGCCGCGGGGAGTGCGCGGAAGGTTCGCGGACGACTGCGGGTCAATGTCGATCCGCTCTTCTCCCAGCTCGTGCTGGGTCCGCGCCTGGGAGATTTTCTGGACAGCCACCCGGAGCTGGAAGTGGAGTTGCGCAGCCGGGAGGACCTGGGAGATCTGGTGGCGGACGGCTTTGATCTGGCCCTCCGGTTTGGGCACCCGCCGACATCGTCACTGATTGTCAGGAAGCTGTTCGACACGCGGGTGCTGGCCATGGCCTCGCCTGGCTATCTCGAGCGGTTTGGCCATCCTGCCCATCCACGTGACCTTGGGACGCCGCAGCACCGATGCGTTGAGTTCAGAGAGCCGGTGACGGGGCGACCGTTCCCCTGGGAATTCCATCGACGTCGACAGACGCTTGTCGTGAAGCCCCAAGGCGTGTTGACCGTCAACGATCCGGGCACCCTGCACAGTACCTGCCTCGCTGGACTGGGCATCGCCCAGCTCTTCGAGCTGGGCATTGAGGACCACATCGCAAATCATCGGCTGGTTCAGCTCTTCCCGGACTGGTCCGAACAACGATTTCCGCTCCATGCGTACTATCCGTCCCGGCAGCACGTGCCTCCGAAGACCCGCGCGCTGTTGGATTTCGTCGCGGGCCTCGTGCGCCGGGATGATGCATCTCATACGCAAACCTGA
- a CDS encoding glutathione S-transferase family protein, translating into MSSKLRLHATPGSLYSAKVRIALRHKGLDWNEVEPEGGYRSDAYRKRVPQGTVPALEVDGALIVDSEAIVEYLEETYPAAPLLPGAPLDRARIRSLSRFHDTALEPAIRALFPSIREGKRPPNALIERINTQLAILERIAKPSPLLGGAALALADCGYPVSFATLDILATCTGIQLDWPEAIRQYQGALDRVPAVDAVLTPYRDITTKWAEAALGARA; encoded by the coding sequence ATGAGTTCAAAACTGCGCCTCCACGCGACGCCGGGCAGCCTCTATTCGGCCAAGGTCCGCATTGCCCTGCGGCACAAGGGATTGGATTGGAATGAGGTCGAACCCGAGGGCGGCTATCGCAGCGACGCCTACCGCAAGCGGGTGCCTCAGGGCACGGTGCCGGCGCTGGAGGTCGACGGCGCGCTGATCGTCGACTCCGAGGCGATCGTCGAATATCTTGAGGAGACCTATCCGGCCGCTCCCCTGCTTCCCGGTGCCCCCCTGGATCGAGCGCGGATCCGCTCGCTGTCGCGCTTTCACGACACGGCACTGGAGCCAGCCATACGCGCGCTCTTTCCCTCAATCCGCGAGGGAAAGCGTCCGCCAAATGCGCTGATCGAACGTATCAACACACAGCTCGCCATTCTCGAGCGCATTGCCAAGCCATCGCCACTGCTCGGCGGCGCTGCGCTCGCGCTCGCCGACTGCGGCTATCCGGTCAGCTTTGCCACGCTCGACATCCTTGCGACCTGCACGGGCATCCAGCTCGATTGGCCGGAAGCGATCCGGCAATATCAGGGCGCGCTGGATCGGGTGCCGGCCGTCGACGCCGTCCTCACACCCTATCGCGACATCACGACAAAATGGGCCGAAGCGGCCCTTGGAGCCCGCGCATGA
- a CDS encoding SDR family NAD(P)-dependent oxidoreductase, giving the protein MILDKFRLDGKVALVTGGTRGIGLAIAKALGEAGARVVISARAPVQDAAEVLAGAGIDFDFIAADMRDEGAADTLTRQVVERFGSLDILVNNAGVAIHGDSADFDDETWRKVMSLNVDAVFRACRAALAPMRAQGSGVILNIGSMSGIASNIPQNQVAYNSSKAAVHMMTKSLASELAAENIRVNALAPGYIDTDMSRGGIENPEWFPIWRNMTPMGRVGQPDEVAAAALFLCAPASSYVTGEVLVIDGGYTTR; this is encoded by the coding sequence TTGATACTCGATAAGTTCAGGCTTGATGGGAAGGTTGCCCTCGTCACCGGCGGCACGCGCGGCATTGGCCTCGCCATTGCCAAGGCGCTCGGGGAGGCGGGTGCCCGCGTCGTCATAAGCGCTCGCGCTCCTGTCCAGGATGCGGCCGAGGTTCTGGCGGGCGCCGGCATCGATTTCGACTTCATCGCCGCCGACATGCGGGACGAAGGGGCGGCCGACACGCTGACGCGGCAGGTTGTCGAGCGTTTTGGCAGTCTTGACATCCTCGTCAACAATGCCGGCGTTGCGATCCATGGCGACAGTGCAGATTTCGACGACGAGACCTGGCGCAAGGTCATGAGCCTCAATGTCGATGCCGTGTTTCGTGCCTGCCGCGCTGCTCTCGCGCCGATGCGCGCGCAGGGATCAGGGGTGATCCTCAACATCGGCTCGATGTCCGGCATCGCGTCGAACATTCCCCAGAACCAGGTCGCGTATAACAGCTCGAAGGCTGCGGTCCACATGATGACCAAAAGCCTGGCGAGCGAACTGGCGGCCGAGAACATCCGGGTGAACGCCCTCGCGCCGGGATACATCGATACGGACATGTCGCGCGGCGGCATCGAGAATCCGGAGTGGTTCCCGATCTGGCGCAACATGACGCCCATGGGGCGTGTCGGCCAGCCGGACGAGGTGGCCGCGGCGGCGCTGTTCCTCTGTGCTCCGGCATCGAGCTATGTGACCGGCGAAGTGCTTGTCATCGACGGCGGTTACACGACGCGTTGA
- a CDS encoding ABC transporter permease, which produces MKQFGKFAGLIPWIALVVLILIVGSFDTAFLRPTTLIGLFADSATLFLMAIGMTAVIYIGSIDLSLQSIAAISSIVLALLIPDYGMLAIPAALLVGMLFGCLSGVVHAVLRLPSFIATLAVGGVVTTAALYLSNQRSIQIDAQPRLDSLSWAIGTTFGVPNEVWVSLVVLVVALTVEQATPFGKAMKAVGCGEAAARVAGINITSVKIIVFMIAGLFAALSGVVLAGRLSSGSPIIANEFLLPAIAAVVLGGTSLTGGSGGVLRTLVGTLLIAVVRTGMTFVGINVLAQQIVFGIILVAAVALSIGRAPKGVMK; this is translated from the coding sequence ATGAAGCAGTTTGGCAAGTTTGCCGGCCTTATCCCATGGATCGCGCTGGTCGTCCTCATCCTGATCGTTGGTTCTTTCGACACAGCCTTCCTCAGGCCGACGACGTTGATTGGCCTGTTCGCCGATTCTGCGACGCTGTTCCTGATGGCGATTGGCATGACCGCCGTCATCTACATCGGGAGCATCGACCTGTCGCTCCAGTCGATTGCCGCGATCAGCTCGATTGTGCTCGCACTGCTCATTCCGGACTATGGAATGCTGGCAATCCCAGCGGCTTTGCTGGTCGGGATGCTGTTCGGCTGCCTTTCGGGTGTGGTTCACGCGGTCCTGCGCCTGCCGAGCTTTATCGCGACGCTTGCCGTGGGCGGTGTGGTCACGACCGCCGCCCTCTATCTCTCAAATCAGCGCTCGATCCAGATCGACGCTCAGCCGCGTCTCGATTCCCTCTCCTGGGCGATTGGAACGACTTTCGGCGTACCGAACGAGGTCTGGGTATCCCTGGTCGTCCTGGTGGTTGCGCTCACCGTGGAGCAAGCGACGCCCTTCGGTAAGGCCATGAAGGCTGTCGGATGCGGCGAGGCGGCGGCCCGCGTCGCGGGCATAAACATCACGTCCGTCAAAATCATCGTTTTCATGATCGCAGGCCTCTTCGCCGCGCTGAGCGGCGTGGTCTTGGCCGGCCGGCTGTCCAGCGGTTCCCCGATCATCGCAAACGAATTCCTGCTGCCGGCGATCGCCGCCGTCGTGCTCGGCGGCACCTCACTGACCGGCGGCAGTGGCGGCGTTCTGCGGACATTGGTCGGAACGTTGCTGATCGCCGTCGTCCGTACCGGGATGACCTTCGTCGGCATCAACGTGCTCGCCCAGCAGATCGTCTTCGGCATCATCCTGGTTGCGGCTGTCGCGCTGAGCATCGGGCGCGCACCCAAGGGCGTCATGAAGTAG
- a CDS encoding D-tagatose-bisphosphate aldolase, class II, non-catalytic subunit — protein sequence MSNILTGLATARREGRPYGIASICSAHPTVLRAALRRAAKSGGPVLIEATCNQVNQFGGYTGMTPADFVAFVERIASEEGVRREQILFGGDHLGPNPWRKEPAEIALKKAADMVAAYVGSGFGKIHLDASMGCAGEPVALDDHTVAARAATLCAVAERAAASAGLPAPVYILGTEVPIPGGADHALDAVEPTAPEAARETIAVHREAFAKAGLADAFARVIAFVVQPGVEFGSDNVIAYDTPRAAALSGLLDEEPGLVFEAHSTDYQTEEALTALVADGYPILKVGPGLTFAYREALYGLDLIASDIVPGYGERALARTMEALMLAKPAYWSGYYHGDETDLRIQRHFSYSDRIRYYWSQPEAEMAVRKLLTALEGVRIPETVLHQYLPQVEPLPAGGADAIVVAAVDRILQVYDRAIALK from the coding sequence ATGAGCAACATCCTGACCGGACTGGCGACCGCCCGGCGCGAAGGCCGGCCCTACGGCATCGCTTCAATCTGCTCCGCCCATCCGACGGTTCTGCGCGCGGCGCTCAGACGGGCGGCGAAGAGCGGCGGGCCCGTGCTGATCGAGGCGACCTGCAATCAGGTCAATCAGTTCGGCGGCTATACCGGTATGACGCCGGCCGATTTCGTCGCCTTCGTCGAGAGAATTGCTTCCGAGGAAGGCGTGCGTCGCGAGCAGATCCTTTTCGGCGGCGACCATCTCGGCCCCAATCCCTGGCGCAAGGAGCCGGCCGAGATCGCGCTGAAAAAGGCGGCCGATATGGTCGCGGCCTATGTGGGCTCGGGTTTCGGCAAGATCCATCTCGATGCGTCGATGGGCTGTGCCGGGGAACCCGTCGCTCTGGATGACCACACCGTGGCCGCGCGCGCCGCGACCCTTTGTGCGGTCGCCGAGCGCGCCGCGGCAAGCGCCGGCCTTCCCGCGCCGGTCTATATTCTCGGGACGGAAGTGCCGATTCCCGGCGGCGCGGACCATGCGCTGGACGCGGTCGAGCCGACTGCGCCGGAAGCGGCGCGCGAGACCATCGCCGTCCACCGCGAAGCCTTCGCCAAGGCGGGGCTCGCCGATGCCTTCGCCCGCGTCATAGCCTTCGTCGTACAGCCCGGCGTCGAATTCGGCAGCGACAACGTCATTGCCTACGACACGCCGCGCGCCGCCGCCCTGAGCGGCCTGCTCGACGAGGAGCCGGGGCTGGTGTTCGAGGCCCATTCCACGGATTACCAGACCGAAGAAGCGCTCACAGCCCTCGTCGCTGACGGCTACCCGATCCTCAAGGTCGGTCCCGGGCTTACGTTCGCCTATCGCGAGGCGCTCTACGGCCTCGATCTTATCGCGTCGGACATCGTACCCGGTTATGGCGAGCGCGCGCTTGCCAGGACCATGGAAGCGCTGATGCTGGCGAAGCCCGCCTACTGGAGCGGCTACTACCACGGCGACGAGACGGACCTGCGCATCCAACGCCATTTCAGCTACAGCGACCGCATTCGCTACTACTGGAGCCAACCGGAGGCCGAAATGGCCGTCCGGAAATTGCTGACGGCCCTGGAAGGGGTCCGCATCCCGGAAACAGTGCTTCACCAGTACCTGCCGCAAGTCGAGCCGCTGCCAGCAGGCGGCGCCGATGCCATCGTCGTGGCTGCAGTGGATCGGATATTGCAGGTGTACGATCGGGCCATCGCATTGAAATAA
- a CDS encoding LysR family transcriptional regulator, with product MDRLRAMEIFVRVVEAGSMTKAAETLSLQKSAVSMAIKQLERHLAAQLIVRSTRYFSLTDDGRAYYERSLAVLAEIEAIESSLGSNYEHPAGRIRVDMPGSIASSLVLPNLSEFARRYPAIQIALGVGDRRVDLVREAVDCVLRTGELDDASLVSRRIGSFNWIVCASGEYLKQFGAPGSPGDLTRHRIVGYFQNGSEFRETWKFNEQGRELPVPLGCQLAVNDTAAYVECALNGHGLIRIADYLATPMIEKGALREVLADFRGDPVPVFALYPPSRHLSPCVRIFLDWAAQLFAARRHPVS from the coding sequence ATGGACCGTTTGCGGGCCATGGAAATATTCGTGCGGGTCGTCGAGGCCGGCAGCATGACGAAAGCCGCCGAAACGCTGTCGCTGCAAAAATCCGCCGTCAGCATGGCCATCAAGCAGCTCGAACGGCATCTGGCCGCCCAATTGATCGTGCGGTCCACGCGGTATTTCAGTCTCACGGACGATGGCCGCGCGTATTATGAGCGAAGTCTGGCGGTTTTGGCCGAGATCGAGGCGATCGAAAGCTCGCTTGGCAGCAACTATGAGCACCCTGCCGGCCGCATTCGCGTCGACATGCCGGGCTCGATCGCGTCGTCTCTAGTTCTTCCCAATCTGTCGGAATTCGCGCGTCGGTATCCCGCCATTCAGATTGCTTTGGGAGTAGGCGACCGGCGCGTCGATCTGGTGCGGGAAGCGGTCGACTGCGTGCTCAGGACCGGCGAGCTGGACGATGCGTCGCTGGTGAGCCGGCGGATCGGCTCCTTCAACTGGATAGTCTGCGCCTCAGGCGAATATCTTAAGCAATTCGGCGCACCCGGTTCCCCGGGGGACCTGACCCGGCATCGCATTGTCGGGTATTTCCAGAACGGCTCGGAATTTCGCGAGACCTGGAAGTTCAACGAGCAGGGGCGGGAACTCCCGGTGCCCCTGGGCTGCCAACTGGCCGTCAATGACACGGCGGCCTATGTCGAATGCGCCCTCAACGGGCATGGATTGATCCGCATCGCTGATTATCTGGCAACACCGATGATCGAGAAGGGCGCTCTCCGCGAAGTGCTCGCGGATTTCCGCGGCGATCCGGTCCCGGTCTTTGCCCTGTATCCGCCGTCACGGCACCTTTCTCCATGCGTGCGCATCTTTCTGGATTGGGCCGCGCAACTTTTTGCCGCCCGCCGACATCCGGTGTCCTAG
- a CDS encoding L-iditol 2-dehydrogenase: MRLQDKVALITGGARGIGLGFAEAFVAEGARVIIADINLALAEEAAASIGPAATAMKIDVTNLQDIDAVVSRIDADFGGIDILVNNAAIFDLAPIQAITEDSYDRVFDVNLKGPLFTMKAVANVMIARGRGGKIINMASQAGRRGEALVTLYCASKAAIISATQSAALALVKHGINVNAIAPGVVDGAHWDVVDAKFAEWEGLKPGEKKAAVAKEVPIGRFATPDDIKGLAVFLASKDSDYILAQTYNVDGGNWMN, encoded by the coding sequence ATGAGACTTCAAGACAAGGTTGCCCTCATCACTGGCGGCGCGCGCGGCATCGGCCTCGGCTTTGCCGAAGCTTTCGTCGCCGAAGGCGCCAGGGTCATCATCGCCGACATCAATCTGGCGCTTGCGGAGGAAGCAGCGGCCTCCATCGGTCCCGCCGCAACGGCCATGAAAATCGACGTCACGAACCTTCAGGACATCGACGCCGTCGTCAGCCGGATCGACGCCGATTTCGGCGGTATCGATATCCTCGTGAACAATGCAGCCATCTTTGACCTGGCGCCGATCCAGGCGATCACCGAAGACAGCTACGACCGCGTCTTCGACGTCAATCTGAAGGGACCGCTGTTCACCATGAAGGCGGTGGCGAATGTCATGATCGCGCGCGGCCGCGGCGGCAAGATCATCAACATGGCGAGCCAGGCCGGCCGGCGCGGCGAGGCGCTGGTGACGCTCTACTGCGCTTCCAAGGCCGCGATCATTTCGGCGACCCAGTCGGCCGCACTCGCCCTCGTGAAACACGGCATCAATGTCAACGCGATCGCCCCCGGTGTGGTCGATGGCGCGCATTGGGACGTTGTCGATGCCAAGTTCGCCGAATGGGAAGGCTTGAAGCCCGGCGAGAAGAAGGCGGCTGTCGCCAAGGAAGTTCCGATCGGCCGTTTCGCGACGCCTGACGACATCAAGGGCCTCGCCGTCTTCCTCGCTTCCAAGGACAGCGACTACATCCTGGCCCAGACTTACAACGTCGACGGCGGCAACTGGATGAACTGA
- a CDS encoding creatininase family protein produces MRLDLSTWKEIDEYLLKSQAVILPVGSTEQHGPLGIIGTDTLCAEAVARRAGELGGALVLPALAYTPAPFNMGFAGTISVSETVFSALVTEILAALAHHGFRQVYVLNGHGANLEPLRRVASAQNALDIHIRSWWEFPAVRVLRDELYGSWEGMHATPSEVAITQHTHRIVDHAPIPAPEPLTPEFIASHAGDRHGPPDEHRRQFPDGRVGSHSGLARPEHGETLLKLASEACAAEFNTLWARVETSP; encoded by the coding sequence ATGAGACTGGACCTCAGCACCTGGAAGGAGATCGACGAGTATCTCCTCAAATCCCAGGCGGTGATTTTGCCGGTGGGTTCCACCGAACAGCACGGTCCCCTCGGGATTATCGGCACCGACACGCTGTGCGCCGAGGCCGTCGCCCGAAGGGCTGGCGAACTCGGCGGGGCTCTGGTTCTGCCGGCCCTCGCCTACACGCCAGCGCCCTTCAACATGGGTTTTGCCGGCACCATTTCCGTCAGCGAGACGGTATTCTCGGCGCTCGTCACGGAGATCCTCGCCGCGCTCGCCCACCACGGCTTCCGGCAGGTCTATGTGCTCAACGGCCACGGCGCCAATCTGGAGCCCCTCCGCCGTGTCGCGTCCGCGCAAAACGCGCTCGACATTCACATTCGCTCCTGGTGGGAGTTCCCAGCCGTGCGCGTCCTGCGCGACGAGCTCTACGGCTCCTGGGAAGGCATGCACGCCACGCCGTCCGAGGTGGCAATCACGCAGCACACCCACCGCATCGTCGACCACGCCCCGATCCCCGCTCCCGAGCCTCTCACGCCAGAGTTCATCGCGAGCCACGCGGGCGACCGCCACGGCCCTCCCGACGAGCACCGCCGCCAGTTCCCCGACGGCCGCGTCGGCTCCCATTCGGGATTGGCACGGCCTGAACATGGCGAGACGCTGCTGAAGCTGGCGAGCGAGGCTTGCGCCGCAGAATTCAACACGCTGTGGGCAAGGGTCGAGACGTCTCCTTGA
- a CDS encoding sugar kinase — MTLAPEALGPTVTVGEILVEIMATTVGEGFLAPQTLIGPFPSGAPAIFIDQVARIGGACGIVAVVGNDDFGRLNVGRLKTDGVDVSAVAVSADKPTGSAFVRYRTDGSRDFVYNIKHSAAGEVTTTEAAQALFSRAGHVHVMGSAFAIAGLWSILVEAVSIVKARGGSVSFDPNIRKELVQGGDGRKLIDDMIAVTDLLLPSGDELLVAAGETTEAAAVERLLDLGVGEIVLKRGSEGSTHFSKAFGRVDCAAFRVEEIDPTGAGDCFGAAYLTSRRAGLPPQSALLYANAAGARTVTKQGPMEGVSSKAELDQFIAAAGREEQA; from the coding sequence ATGACACTCGCCCCGGAAGCACTCGGGCCGACGGTGACCGTCGGCGAAATCCTCGTGGAGATCATGGCCACGACGGTTGGCGAGGGCTTCCTGGCGCCGCAAACGCTGATCGGGCCGTTTCCCAGTGGAGCGCCGGCCATCTTCATCGATCAGGTGGCACGCATTGGCGGCGCCTGCGGGATCGTGGCAGTCGTGGGCAACGACGATTTTGGCCGATTGAACGTCGGGCGGTTGAAGACGGACGGCGTCGACGTGTCAGCGGTCGCTGTCAGCGCGGACAAGCCGACCGGAAGCGCCTTTGTCCGCTACCGGACCGACGGCTCGCGCGACTTCGTCTACAATATCAAGCACTCCGCGGCAGGCGAGGTGACGACAACCGAAGCTGCGCAGGCATTGTTTTCCCGTGCCGGTCATGTCCACGTCATGGGGTCGGCCTTTGCGATCGCTGGCCTCTGGTCGATTCTCGTCGAGGCGGTTTCGATCGTGAAGGCGCGGGGCGGATCGGTCTCCTTCGATCCGAACATCCGCAAGGAACTCGTGCAGGGCGGCGACGGCCGCAAGCTGATCGACGACATGATCGCGGTCACCGACCTGCTGCTGCCCTCGGGTGATGAATTGCTGGTGGCTGCCGGCGAAACGACAGAAGCGGCGGCCGTGGAGCGCCTGCTCGATCTCGGCGTCGGCGAGATCGTTCTGAAGCGCGGCAGCGAAGGCTCCACCCATTTCAGCAAGGCCTTCGGCCGCGTCGACTGCGCGGCCTTCCGGGTCGAGGAAATCGATCCGACCGGGGCGGGCGACTGCTTCGGCGCAGCCTATCTCACGAGCCGGCGCGCCGGCCTGCCGCCGCAAAGCGCGCTTCTCTACGCGAATGCGGCCGGCGCCCGGACCGTGACGAAACAGGGCCCCATGGAGGGCGTCTCCAGCAAGGCCGAACTCGATCAATTCATCGCGGCCGCCGGCCGGGAGGAGCAGGCATGA
- a CDS encoding MFS transporter has translation MSDNIVSEVTPSLRGWLAVCAVALCGAVFCTTEFLPVGILRYIGTDLGVSDGTAGLMITIPGILAALAGPLVTLGIGKIDRRHVLWLLTALLIAANVLAMSATSFEMLLAGRVLFGIGLGGFWAIGVGIAARLVPTRSVGRATSVIFTSISVGLLVGGPAGSFIGEAYGWRYAFGLAMVLSLAAIVLLLVALPPLRVAQRVTVADFVQILRTRNGVVGIVAMFLIVVAHFGTYTYVTAFLSENAGFSGTAISITLLVYTLVGMLGNFVGGAASDVNVKATLVSGILLACLSIALLPGLSGNALLLVLVIGAWGFAYGVIPIALQMWLIKAAPNAHEGGTALYVTNFQTSIALGSLLGGILVDRAGLSLAMYAGAAVAALSLTTIVTMAGDWAPKKQR, from the coding sequence TTGAGCGACAATATAGTTTCTGAGGTGACACCCAGCCTGCGCGGTTGGCTGGCTGTATGCGCCGTCGCACTTTGTGGCGCTGTTTTCTGCACGACCGAGTTTCTACCCGTCGGCATCCTGCGATACATCGGCACCGATCTTGGCGTGTCGGACGGCACGGCCGGTCTGATGATTACGATACCTGGCATTCTGGCCGCGTTGGCTGGCCCCCTTGTCACGCTTGGCATCGGAAAGATCGACCGGCGACACGTCCTCTGGCTTTTGACCGCCTTGCTCATCGCAGCGAACGTGCTGGCGATGTCGGCGACGAGCTTCGAAATGCTTCTGGCTGGCCGGGTTCTGTTTGGAATCGGGCTTGGGGGGTTCTGGGCGATCGGTGTGGGCATTGCAGCGCGCCTCGTGCCGACCCGGTCGGTGGGGCGCGCCACGTCCGTCATATTTACCTCCATCTCGGTCGGCCTACTCGTGGGAGGTCCTGCCGGCTCGTTCATCGGCGAGGCTTATGGCTGGCGCTATGCGTTCGGACTGGCGATGGTCCTGTCCCTCGCGGCGATCGTGCTGCTGCTTGTCGCCCTGCCGCCGCTTCGCGTCGCCCAGCGCGTGACTGTGGCGGACTTCGTGCAGATCCTTCGCACGCGAAACGGCGTGGTCGGGATCGTCGCCATGTTCCTGATCGTCGTGGCTCATTTCGGCACGTATACCTACGTGACCGCCTTTCTCAGCGAGAACGCCGGCTTCAGCGGGACAGCCATCTCGATTACCCTGCTGGTCTACACGCTTGTCGGCATGCTGGGTAATTTCGTCGGAGGCGCCGCTTCGGACGTGAACGTCAAGGCCACGCTGGTATCCGGCATCTTGCTGGCTTGCCTCTCCATCGCCCTCCTGCCGGGTCTGAGCGGCAACGCTTTGCTCCTCGTGCTCGTGATTGGAGCCTGGGGCTTCGCCTATGGCGTCATTCCGATCGCCCTGCAGATGTGGCTGATAAAGGCGGCGCCGAATGCGCACGAGGGCGGCACCGCCTTGTACGTCACCAACTTCCAAACTTCGATTGCCCTCGGCTCCCTCCTTGGCGGCATCCTCGTCGACCGGGCAGGACTGTCGCTGGCGATGTATGCCGGCGCCGCCGTCGCCGCGCTGTCCCTTACGACAATCGTGACAATGGCCGGAGACTGGGCTCCGAAGAAACAGCGATAA